A portion of the Blautia hansenii DSM 20583 genome contains these proteins:
- the papB gene encoding PapB family radical SAM/SPASM ranthipeptide maturase, with the protein MSIKNIIEAFPYKIVEVKGKKYVFVGYNSAIFELDEVDKFILDNLPESLENIYQKARIAFNNITIEALENRIIEMSKNFIIKNNDAEEKVEEMKKTYSWSGNPDTVILMLCQECNLRCKYCYAGDGEYSNPGIMKYEIGKKAIDFIAEFCGEKEQFNIIFFGGEPLMDFRKLKKLVEYAEYVAKNKGKTVGFAITTNGTLLTEEIEHFLIEKRFNITLSLDGGEEVNDANRFYANGKGAYNSTVSKTENLRKKIAVGVRGTVTHIDMDLLQRWKDLKELHVKNINFSPSVNMMDDQDYEKMITSFFESIDVYCQAIREKKYNEIKTMGYVGKIFDKLKNGGVRLKNCGAGNNMIAVDKDGNLFPCHRLLPYIHYKMGDIFTGLDKEKCGELEQEMMIANYPKCQKCWLQSFCCGGCIQENLVMEDNANQPYYNYCKYMEEVTEYALKKYLQLVAEGIINVSQN; encoded by the coding sequence ATGAGTATAAAAAATATTATTGAGGCATTTCCTTATAAAATTGTAGAAGTAAAAGGGAAGAAATATGTTTTTGTAGGATATAACTCTGCTATTTTTGAACTGGACGAAGTTGACAAATTTATCTTGGATAATTTACCAGAAAGCCTTGAGAATATTTATCAAAAGGCTAGGATAGCGTTTAATAATATTACTATTGAAGCACTAGAAAATAGAATTATAGAGATGTCAAAGAACTTTATAATTAAGAATAATGATGCAGAAGAAAAAGTTGAAGAAATGAAAAAGACATATTCATGGTCGGGAAATCCAGATACAGTGATACTGATGTTATGCCAAGAATGTAATTTAAGGTGTAAATACTGTTATGCCGGGGATGGAGAATATTCTAATCCAGGAATTATGAAATACGAAATTGGTAAAAAAGCAATTGATTTTATAGCAGAATTCTGTGGGGAGAAAGAGCAATTTAACATAATTTTTTTTGGTGGAGAACCATTAATGGATTTTCGTAAATTAAAAAAACTTGTTGAATACGCAGAGTACGTAGCAAAAAATAAGGGTAAAACTGTAGGATTTGCAATTACTACCAATGGAACATTACTTACAGAAGAAATAGAACACTTTTTGATAGAAAAGCGATTTAATATTACTCTGAGTTTGGATGGAGGTGAAGAGGTTAATGATGCAAACCGCTTTTATGCTAATGGAAAAGGAGCATATAATAGCACCGTTTCAAAAACTGAGAATTTAAGAAAGAAGATTGCTGTAGGAGTGAGAGGAACAGTTACTCATATTGATATGGATTTGCTACAACGATGGAAAGACTTAAAAGAATTGCACGTGAAAAATATAAATTTTTCTCCGTCTGTGAATATGATGGATGATCAAGATTATGAAAAAATGATAACAAGTTTTTTTGAATCTATTGATGTGTATTGTCAAGCAATTCGGGAAAAGAAATACAATGAAATAAAAACCATGGGGTATGTAGGGAAGATATTTGATAAATTGAAGAATGGCGGTGTCAGGCTAAAGAATTGTGGTGCAGGAAATAACATGATTGCTGTTGATAAAGATGGAAATCTGTTTCCTTGTCATAGATTATTACCCTATATTCATTATAAAATGGGAGATATTTTTACAGGATTAGATAAAGAAAAATGTGGTGAACTTGAACAAGAAATGATGATAGCAAATTATCCAAAATGTCAAAAATGCTGGTTACAAAGTTTTTGTTGTGGTGGATGCATACAAGAAAATCTTGTGATGGAAGATAATGCAAATCAACCATATTACAATTACTGTAAATATATGGAAGAAGTGACAGAATACGCATTGAAAAAATATTTACAGTTAGTTGCAGAGGGAATTATAAATGTATCACAAAACTGA
- a CDS encoding S41 family peptidase produces MYHKTEEFLKVLDQFVGSYIQHSQNPKRAMHLMNRFFKIEDIYFHMELKKQQNDMMRCVEESAIKWSIHNHTTVYINQLQLEAQHFQKSIVDLLKNMEVSNVKVAVLDLRNNCGGKLENALLFLGAFDSKHNVNIIMDDKSKEKILLNTVQKQQINLDILKWIILVNRNTISAAELIALALKEEKKALLIGEKTYGKSEIQKNMVMENIIVKFTVGKFFVKNIDISNRGIQPDIEISNVGLDLYNQYKKIKSGIAQYTEYVIFVQTVLKKLGMYDGKITGIYDIETINRVKEYRRIKEIKETDFITDTLLEALYFDLEQVTDHQMAKVEEIVMGCEK; encoded by the coding sequence ATGTATCACAAAACTGAAGAGTTTTTAAAAGTATTGGATCAATTTGTTGGTAGTTATATTCAGCATTCCCAGAATCCTAAAAGAGCAATGCATCTAATGAACCGTTTTTTTAAAATTGAGGATATATATTTTCACATGGAACTAAAAAAACAGCAGAACGATATGATGCGGTGTGTTGAAGAGAGTGCAATAAAATGGAGCATACATAATCATACAACTGTGTATATCAATCAATTACAGTTAGAAGCACAACATTTTCAAAAATCCATAGTGGATTTATTGAAAAATATGGAAGTTAGCAATGTAAAAGTAGCTGTTTTAGATTTGAGAAATAATTGCGGTGGTAAGTTAGAAAATGCATTGCTTTTTTTAGGAGCATTTGATTCCAAACATAATGTCAATATTATTATGGATGATAAATCAAAAGAAAAGATTTTACTAAACACTGTACAAAAACAACAAATAAATTTAGATATATTAAAATGGATTATATTGGTTAACAGAAATACTATATCAGCAGCAGAGCTAATTGCGTTAGCACTCAAAGAGGAAAAAAAGGCCTTGCTTATAGGAGAGAAGACATACGGGAAATCAGAAATACAAAAAAATATGGTTATGGAAAATATAATAGTTAAATTTACTGTCGGGAAATTTTTTGTTAAAAATATCGATATATCTAATAGAGGTATACAGCCGGATATAGAAATTTCAAATGTTGGTTTAGACTTATATAACCAGTATAAAAAAATAAAAAGTGGAATAGCACAATATACAGAATATGTTATTTTTGTACAAACTGTATTGAAAAAATTGGGTATGTATGATGGAAAAATTACTGGTATATACGATATAGAAACGATAAATAGAGTAAAAGAATATAGAAGAATAAAAGAGATTAAAGAAACAGATTTTATTACGGATACTTTGCTAGAGGCATTATATTTTGATTTAGAACAGGTAACAGATCACCAAATGGCAAAAGTAGAGGAAATCGTTATGGGATGTGAAAAATGA
- a CDS encoding ABC transporter ATP-binding protein, translated as MRGFIYFFKFSWSANKKYIFSVVLKTILNSLIGLSILILPQYLIDSIITRELRNIIFWTILVVLTNFLGNIIMEYFNAEVYIQKNIVYNKFQLWFAGKQADARYEYIERDEVKTLYEQGCKYIYGFQGSQGFGVAFETFFELWGYIFIAVSVAIMIAYINIFLVMLIVVIVLIVSCIRNKVNKLVYQTNMEKVPFERKENYFKLLFSDYRYGKEIRLNNLKEFFLRKYDENLAQTNYYYAKNIRRYKGMTFINLLLNCIQDIAVYAVLIYRVLTAAITIGNFTMYLNAINKLSSNLVLITRSILKIKEFSLYYDSFEKYLNIIEENSESITLTKSEKKDEKCIEFQNVYFKYADNQEYVLKNINLKFEIGKHIAIVGNNGSGKSTLIKLLLRLYKPTSGRILLNGEDIQNINKEEYLKRLAVVFQDYKLFPLSLKENIVFGEKWEKEDLDEMLKNCELDEFLGKCEQGLETPLSREFDEKGIEPSGGEGQKICLVRALCKGADILILDEPTAALDPRAEFEIFKLFKEAIKNKTAILISHRLGMAKLCDKIIVLWKGEIVEEGTHETLMDQKNIYYELYIKQALWYK; from the coding sequence ATGAGAGGATTTATATATTTTTTTAAGTTTTCTTGGAGTGCAAATAAGAAATATATTTTTTCTGTAGTGTTAAAAACCATATTGAATAGTTTGATTGGTTTGTCAATTTTGATATTACCTCAATATCTCATTGATTCAATAATAACAAGAGAATTAAGAAATATTATATTCTGGACTATTTTGGTTGTTTTGACAAATTTTTTAGGGAATATAATTATGGAATACTTCAATGCTGAAGTATATATACAAAAAAATATTGTATATAATAAGTTTCAATTATGGTTTGCAGGAAAACAGGCAGATGCCAGATATGAATATATAGAAAGAGATGAGGTAAAAACTTTATACGAGCAAGGATGTAAATATATCTATGGTTTCCAAGGTAGCCAGGGTTTTGGGGTGGCTTTTGAAACATTTTTTGAGCTCTGGGGATATATTTTTATAGCAGTCAGTGTTGCGATAATGATTGCCTATATAAATATATTTTTAGTGATGCTAATAGTAGTTATAGTTTTAATAGTTAGTTGTATAAGAAACAAGGTAAATAAATTGGTGTATCAGACTAATATGGAAAAAGTTCCATTTGAAAGGAAAGAGAATTATTTTAAACTATTATTTTCTGATTATAGATACGGAAAAGAAATTAGACTGAATAATTTAAAAGAATTTTTTCTTAGAAAATATGATGAAAATTTGGCACAAACTAATTATTACTATGCTAAAAATATTAGAAGATATAAAGGAATGACATTTATAAATTTGTTATTAAATTGTATACAAGACATTGCAGTGTATGCAGTATTAATATATCGTGTATTAACTGCGGCCATTACAATAGGAAATTTTACAATGTATTTGAATGCTATTAATAAGTTATCTTCAAATTTAGTTTTGATAACAAGGTCAATATTAAAGATTAAAGAGTTTTCTCTGTATTATGATTCATTTGAAAAATATTTGAATATTATAGAAGAGAATAGTGAAAGTATAACGCTTACTAAAAGTGAAAAAAAAGATGAAAAATGTATTGAGTTTCAAAATGTATACTTTAAATATGCAGATAATCAAGAATATGTATTAAAAAATATAAATTTGAAATTTGAAATTGGTAAACATATAGCGATTGTTGGTAATAATGGTTCTGGAAAATCGACATTAATAAAATTGCTATTAAGATTATATAAACCCACGTCGGGAAGAATTCTTTTAAATGGAGAAGACATACAAAATATAAATAAGGAAGAGTATTTAAAAAGACTCGCCGTTGTATTTCAAGATTATAAGCTATTTCCATTATCTCTTAAAGAAAATATAGTATTCGGAGAAAAATGGGAAAAAGAGGATTTAGACGAGATGTTAAAAAATTGTGAGCTAGATGAATTCTTAGGCAAATGTGAACAGGGATTGGAAACACCATTATCACGTGAGTTTGATGAAAAAGGAATTGAGCCATCGGGTGGAGAAGGGCAAAAGATATGTTTAGTTCGTGCATTGTGTAAAGGTGCAGACATTTTAATACTTGATGAACCTACGGCAGCACTTGATCCGCGTGCAGAATTTGAAATTTTTAAATTGTTTAAGGAGGCAATTAAAAATAAGACGGCTATTCTTATTTCTCATAGATTAGGGATGGCGAAATTGTGTGACAAAATTATTGTTCTTTGGAAGGGGGAAATTGTAGAAGAGGGGACACATGAAACTTTGATGGACCAAAAAAATATCTATTATGAGTTATATATTAAACAGGCACTATGGTATAAATAA
- a CDS encoding ABC transporter ATP-binding protein: MNTILEVKNLKKTYNNCGNETEVLHNISFRVDEGEFVCIMGASGSGKTTLLNCISTIDSITSGEVYLDNKNMRNLKSKDLSAFRRKKIGFIFQDYNLIDTLTIFENIALALSINGVKEKEIKERVISISKKLQIDSVLQKYPYEISGGQKQRCACARAIVNEPVLILADEPTGALDSISSKKLMELLSYMNSDLNETIIMVTHDPVCASYAKRVIFLKDGSIYQELRDDKKPLQYNAIIQTIERLEER; the protein is encoded by the coding sequence ATGAATACAATTTTAGAAGTGAAAAATTTAAAAAAGACATATAATAATTGTGGAAATGAAACAGAAGTTTTACATAATATAAGTTTTAGAGTGGATGAGGGTGAATTTGTTTGTATTATGGGGGCATCTGGATCAGGAAAAACTACTCTTTTAAATTGCATATCGACAATTGATAGTATTACATCGGGAGAGGTATATTTGGATAACAAAAATATGAGGAATCTAAAATCAAAAGATTTATCAGCTTTTCGAAGAAAAAAAATAGGATTTATTTTTCAAGATTATAATTTGATTGATACGTTGACTATTTTTGAGAATATTGCCTTGGCTTTAAGTATTAATGGAGTGAAAGAAAAAGAAATAAAAGAAAGAGTTATAAGTATATCTAAAAAATTACAGATTGATAGTGTTTTGCAAAAATATCCGTATGAAATTTCTGGAGGACAAAAACAAAGATGTGCATGTGCTAGAGCAATTGTCAATGAACCTGTATTAATATTAGCTGATGAACCAACAGGAGCTTTAGATAGTATATCATCTAAAAAACTTATGGAATTATTAAGTTATATGAATTCTGACTTGAATGAAACTATAATAATGGTTACACATGATCCAGTATGTGCTAGTTATGCTAAGCGGGTAATCTTTTTAAAAGATGGAAGTATATATCAAGAATTAAGAGATGACAAAAAACCTTTACAATATAATGCTATTATTCAAACCATAGAAAGACTGGAAGAAAGGTAG
- a CDS encoding ABC transporter permease, which translates to MAKKNIIRDWKNYLIYFVTVTLVIMLMYSFLTLSFSKDIIVMSENMEMLSLGISILSIFVALIGGFMIKHAINLVLLRRKKEIALYFLMGMEENTIIRIFLCENFLMGSGAFILGCILGVGLSIILKNLALGIFGFPIMYSIEISAKAIFLTTILFFGMFYFGLRSSIVNIKKSSIYTLLYDEIRNENIKIKKGKMLGRLLLIVLFEVGGLFCIKRVFSIQTNFAIVLLIIGVLLLLSGIFYFYKLFPEIYSYIMKKRTRWLLKKTNLFLYGQISSKCKAAGKIMAVTSMLLSVALVTLFSGLVMGEGYKVNLKSEYPFDVAVAIDSKVQSFDEVVKYVSNREKVKESFEYNLYEYPDISNKIDILGISDYNKLREILGLKKVNLEQGQYIVHCDTWKYIDTIRNNIKQAPVVDIGGKKLEGSCNRIYDEPMEQYRMTGTNGYALVVPDIILNNLETHKSRLVIDIIGEGNESLKSELNRFIRNEWNPQIDIVGNERITMSLSVQAWGIKNSLTGFTTFAFIGLYLSVIFIIFSATLLAFEQLERGKNSSKYYKILQMLGVDNTNCKRLVFKELAIFFGIPMCLPLILFVIVALGANQMFGEYILKIGVIPRYILVTLGIFALVYSLYFYLTYILFSRNIVDNTNP; encoded by the coding sequence TTGGCAAAGAAAAATATTATTCGTGATTGGAAAAATTATTTGATTTATTTTGTAACGGTTACATTAGTCATTATGTTGATGTATTCGTTTTTAACATTATCTTTTTCGAAAGATATTATTGTGATGTCTGAAAATATGGAAATGTTAAGTTTGGGTATAAGTATATTATCAATATTCGTAGCCTTAATAGGTGGATTTATGATAAAACACGCAATTAATTTAGTACTGTTACGGAGAAAAAAAGAAATTGCATTGTATTTTCTTATGGGAATGGAGGAAAATACTATTATTAGAATTTTTTTGTGCGAAAATTTTTTAATGGGTAGTGGAGCTTTTATTTTAGGATGTATATTGGGAGTGGGGCTATCTATTATTTTGAAAAACTTGGCTTTAGGTATATTTGGTTTTCCAATCATGTATTCTATAGAAATATCCGCAAAAGCTATTTTTTTAACTACAATTTTATTTTTTGGAATGTTTTATTTTGGCCTTAGAAGTTCAATTGTTAATATAAAAAAGAGCAGTATATATACACTGCTATATGATGAAATAAGAAACGAAAATATAAAAATTAAGAAAGGGAAAATGCTTGGTCGTTTACTTCTAATTGTTCTTTTTGAAGTAGGAGGTCTTTTTTGCATAAAAAGGGTATTTAGTATCCAAACAAATTTTGCGATTGTTCTTTTGATTATAGGTGTTTTGTTATTGTTAAGTGGGATTTTCTATTTTTATAAATTATTTCCGGAAATATATTCCTATATTATGAAAAAGAGAACAAGATGGTTGCTTAAAAAAACGAATTTATTTCTTTACGGACAAATTTCTTCTAAATGTAAAGCTGCTGGAAAAATAATGGCAGTTACATCAATGTTATTGTCAGTGGCATTAGTTACGTTATTTTCGGGATTAGTTATGGGTGAAGGATATAAAGTAAATTTGAAATCAGAATATCCATTTGATGTAGCAGTTGCCATAGATAGTAAAGTTCAATCTTTTGACGAAGTAGTAAAATATGTTAGTAATAGGGAGAAAGTAAAGGAGTCTTTTGAATACAATTTATATGAATATCCGGATATCTCTAATAAGATTGATATACTAGGAATATCCGATTACAATAAATTACGAGAAATATTGGGACTAAAGAAGGTTAATCTTGAGCAGGGGCAGTATATCGTACATTGTGATACATGGAAATATATTGATACTATAAGAAATAATATAAAACAAGCTCCTGTAGTAGATATAGGGGGAAAGAAATTAGAAGGAAGTTGTAATAGAATATATGATGAACCTATGGAGCAATATAGAATGACAGGGACTAATGGTTATGCATTAGTAGTTCCAGACATTATTTTAAACAACTTAGAAACACATAAATCAAGGCTAGTCATAGATATTATTGGCGAGGGAAATGAATCACTTAAAAGTGAGTTAAACCGTTTTATAAGAAATGAATGGAATCCACAAATAGATATAGTAGGAAATGAAAGAATTACTATGAGTTTATCAGTGCAAGCATGGGGAATAAAAAATTCATTAACAGGATTTACAACATTTGCTTTTATAGGTTTGTATTTGAGTGTCATTTTTATTATTTTTTCTGCGACATTACTTGCATTTGAACAATTGGAAAGAGGTAAAAATAGTAGTAAATATTATAAAATATTACAAATGCTAGGAGTAGATAATACAAATTGTAAAAGGCTGGTATTCAAAGAACTTGCAATATTCTTTGGAATTCCAATGTGTTTACCGCTGATTTTATTTGTAATAGTAGCATTAGGTGCAAATCAGATGTTTGGAGAATATATTTTAAAGATAGGAGTTATTCCAAGATATATATTGGTAACATTAGGAATTTTTGCTCTTGTCTATAGTCTTTATTTTTATCTGACATATATACTTTTTTCCAGAAATATAGTAGATAATACTAATCCTTGA
- a CDS encoding S1 RNA-binding domain protein — protein sequence MANETMNLNTPILTLDSDTVLETAQSKADLIWHDIQNAYRTRKILTGILGGIEKTEAGSLIAIIYYKDYRAVIPISEMMINLIQDETHDYGDLSLRQNKVLNNMLGCEIDFVIKGLDTKSRSIVASRKDAMLKKRQIFYFDQDSSGQTKIHEDRIVQARVIAVAEKVVRAEIFGVETSILARDLSFDWLGDARERFQVGEHILVRILTIQGDSPETLSIHADVKSVEGNTSKENLKNCRVQGKYAGTVEDIHKGTVFVRLELGVNAIAHSCYDSRTVGKKDKVSFVVTHIDEDRNVAVGIITRIIKQNL from the coding sequence ATGGCAAACGAAACAATGAACCTGAACACCCCTATTTTAACTCTTGATTCCGATACTGTATTAGAAACTGCTCAATCAAAAGCGGATTTAATCTGGCATGACATCCAAAATGCCTATCGTACCCGGAAAATTCTCACCGGCATTCTGGGCGGTATTGAAAAGACCGAAGCCGGCAGCTTAATAGCAATTATTTACTATAAAGATTATCGGGCAGTCATCCCTATCTCGGAAATGATGATCAATCTGATCCAGGATGAAACTCATGATTACGGAGATCTCTCTCTTAGACAGAACAAAGTCCTTAACAATATGCTTGGTTGTGAAATCGACTTTGTAATCAAAGGACTGGATACCAAATCCAGAAGCATCGTTGCCAGCCGGAAAGATGCTATGCTGAAGAAACGTCAGATTTTCTATTTTGATCAGGACTCTTCCGGACAGACTAAAATCCACGAAGACCGTATTGTGCAGGCCAGAGTCATTGCCGTTGCTGAAAAAGTAGTCCGGGCAGAAATCTTTGGTGTAGAAACTTCCATCCTTGCAAGAGATCTGTCTTTTGACTGGCTGGGTGATGCCAGGGAACGATTCCAGGTAGGGGAACATATTCTGGTCCGGATCTTAACTATCCAGGGAGATTCCCCGGAAACGCTCTCCATCCATGCAGATGTAAAAAGCGTGGAAGGCAACACCAGCAAAGAAAACCTGAAAAATTGTCGGGTACAGGGAAAATATGCCGGCACGGTGGAAGACATCCACAAAGGAACTGTTTTTGTCCGGTTAGAATTGGGTGTCAACGCCATTGCTCACAGTTGCTACGACAGCCGCACCGTTGGGAAGAAAGATAAGGTGTCCTTTGTTGTGACACATATTGACGAAGATCGGAATGTTGCAGTGGGAATTATCACTCGGATTATTAAACAGAATTTATAA
- a CDS encoding VirD4-like conjugal transfer protein, CD1115 family, giving the protein MNRKWWKFLFLLPISVCTLYAGGYAAQFIKNYQEWTSAGNFAGNGTYPQAASLHPLVCFHTALTDFPYNLYGIFLCLVLFGLLTFLLMRMGYDRNGEISDHDRNLNYSTKGTYGTSGFMTPDEMMKVLELTGDVKKNKGTILGKLNGKAVCLPYKTRMNKNIAVYGASGSMKSRAFARNMIFQCVARGQEGNNASGESLIITDPKSELYESMSAYLENEGYVVKAFNLVNPENSDSWNCLGEINGQETMAQVFADVIIQNTGSGKGDHFWDNAEMNLLKALVLYVDQGFPPEARNIGQVYKLLTMSSEKELNSLFDLLPVSHPAKVPYCIYKQASDTVRSGVIIGLGARLQVFQNKLIRQITSYDEIDLTLPGKQKCAYFCITSDQDSTFDFLSSLFMTFIFIKLVRYADKYGEEGKLPVAVHILADELANTGAILELNKKISVIRSRNLSISCIFQNLPQMQNRYPYNQWQEIIGNCDTQLFLGCTDEVTATFISNRSGDVTVGVSSEAKQLNSWRVSDYTPEYRQTKSIGKRKLLTPDEILRLPLDTALVILRGQKVLKVEKYDYTLHPDAKKLTPRKASEHIPEWRKNGSLEETDYRPQPSFGSAKRKRRSSSASIAKQKPHFTSEPVYQEPTPDDFMEDLLQENFIEDSPDSGMVPLDKDSIMS; this is encoded by the coding sequence ATGAACCGTAAATGGTGGAAGTTCCTGTTTTTGCTTCCCATAAGCGTCTGCACTCTGTATGCCGGAGGATACGCAGCACAATTTATTAAAAACTATCAGGAATGGACTTCTGCTGGAAACTTTGCCGGCAACGGAACCTATCCGCAAGCAGCTTCTTTACACCCATTGGTCTGCTTTCATACTGCCCTTACCGATTTCCCATACAATTTGTATGGGATTTTTCTTTGCCTGGTTCTCTTTGGGCTTCTTACTTTTTTACTTATGCGTATGGGATATGACAGAAACGGGGAGATTAGTGACCATGACCGGAACTTAAATTACTCTACAAAAGGAACCTACGGTACATCCGGATTCATGACTCCAGATGAAATGATGAAAGTTTTGGAACTGACCGGAGATGTAAAGAAAAATAAAGGAACCATTTTAGGAAAATTAAATGGCAAAGCTGTATGTCTTCCATATAAGACACGAATGAATAAAAATATTGCCGTTTATGGTGCCAGTGGTTCCATGAAATCCAGGGCATTTGCCAGGAATATGATTTTCCAGTGTGTCGCCAGAGGACAGGAAGGCAACAACGCTTCCGGGGAAAGTTTAATCATTACCGATCCCAAAAGCGAACTCTATGAAAGCATGTCTGCTTATCTGGAAAACGAGGGCTATGTAGTAAAAGCATTTAATCTGGTCAATCCGGAAAACTCCGATAGTTGGAATTGTCTGGGTGAAATCAATGGACAGGAAACGATGGCTCAAGTATTTGCAGATGTCATTATCCAGAATACAGGTTCCGGAAAAGGAGATCATTTCTGGGATAATGCGGAGATGAACCTGCTAAAAGCCCTGGTTCTCTATGTGGATCAGGGCTTTCCGCCGGAAGCCAGAAATATTGGACAGGTTTATAAGCTGCTGACTATGAGTTCCGAAAAGGAGCTGAACAGTCTTTTTGATCTGCTCCCAGTGTCCCATCCAGCAAAAGTTCCTTACTGCATCTACAAACAAGCCAGTGATACCGTGCGAAGCGGAGTTATTATCGGATTGGGTGCCAGACTTCAGGTATTTCAGAATAAACTCATTCGGCAGATTACCTCTTATGATGAGATTGATCTGACACTTCCAGGGAAACAGAAATGTGCTTACTTTTGCATTACCTCAGACCAGGACAGCACCTTCGATTTTTTATCTTCCCTGTTTATGACCTTCATCTTCATCAAACTGGTCCGTTATGCAGATAAATATGGAGAAGAAGGAAAACTTCCTGTTGCTGTACATATACTGGCTGATGAGCTTGCTAACACCGGAGCTATCCTGGAATTGAATAAGAAGATCAGTGTAATCCGAAGCCGGAATCTCAGCATTTCCTGCATCTTTCAGAATTTACCCCAGATGCAGAACCGCTATCCTTATAACCAATGGCAGGAAATTATCGGCAACTGTGACACCCAGCTCTTTTTGGGCTGCACAGATGAAGTTACTGCTACCTTTATCAGTAACCGCAGCGGCGATGTAACCGTAGGGGTAAGCAGCGAAGCCAAGCAGCTCAATAGCTGGCGGGTATCCGACTATACACCAGAATACCGGCAGACAAAATCTATCGGCAAGCGGAAACTCTTAACACCAGATGAAATCTTGCGGCTCCCGCTTGATACTGCTTTGGTTATCCTACGTGGGCAAAAAGTCCTAAAAGTAGAAAAGTACGATTATACCCTGCATCCAGATGCCAAAAAGTTGACACCAAGAAAAGCATCGGAACACATACCTGAATGGCGCAAAAATGGGTCCTTGGAAGAAACAGATTATCGACCACAGCCCTCATTCGGATCAGCCAAAAGGAAACGTCGTTCATCTTCTGCGTCAATAGCAAAACAGAAACCACATTTTACATCCGAACCCGTTTATCAGGAACCTACTCCCGATGATTTTATGGAGGATTTACTTCAGGAAAATTTTATAGAAGATTCCCCCGACTCTGGCATGGTTCCTTTAGATAAAGATTCCATCATGTCATAA
- a CDS encoding DUF6100 family protein, with the protein MNTKTVFNRLQSIDDEVQKLHNTIFALKTTDIQAYADKYEELSISAALRSERIACQLRNLVYTTTDTRKADYLKQAAAVQGIKIFFSNSVLSITMPGLLPKRKLRTNTAFLHEPLNLALQTYVTEHYIPLYKRCVVCFSQIYDQNLSLQRIRDYDNLEFKQILDTIASYVLVDDTGLFCDSYHTTELGNYDHTVIFVMEPEIFPGWLKNRKSSIKTISEIS; encoded by the coding sequence ATGAACACCAAAACTGTTTTTAACCGTTTACAGAGCATTGATGATGAAGTCCAGAAACTTCACAACACTATTTTTGCATTGAAAACAACAGATATTCAAGCGTATGCAGATAAATACGAAGAGCTGAGTATCAGTGCTGCCCTACGCTCTGAAAGGATCGCCTGTCAGCTCAGAAATCTGGTATATACCACAACTGATACTAGAAAGGCAGACTATCTGAAACAAGCCGCTGCTGTGCAGGGAATCAAAATTTTTTTTTCAAATAGTGTTCTTTCCATTACCATGCCAGGGCTACTGCCCAAACGTAAATTGCGAACCAACACCGCTTTTCTACATGAGCCATTAAACCTTGCCTTGCAGACTTATGTAACCGAACACTACATTCCATTATATAAGAGATGTGTTGTCTGTTTCAGTCAAATTTATGACCAGAACCTTTCTTTACAGCGAATACGTGATTACGATAATTTGGAGTTTAAACAGATTTTAGATACTATCGCTTCCTATGTTCTGGTTGATGATACGGGACTCTTTTGCGACTCCTATCACACTACAGAACTGGGGAATTACGATCACACCGTTATCTTTGTAATGGAACCGGAAATCTTTCCTGGCTGGCTGAAAAATAGAAAATCGTCTATCAAAACCATATCGGAAATTTCCTGA